From Terriglobales bacterium:
GCGCTCCTGGCCGCCGGCGTCACCCTGGTTTCTTTTGTCTCCTACGAGATGCTGGGCACCGACCTGCTGCCGGAGATGGATGAGGGAGGCTTCGTCATCGACTACGTCATGCCCGCGGGCAGCTCCCTGCAGGAAACCGACCGGGTGGTCACTCACATCGAGCGCATGCTGCACGAGCTTCCCGAGGTGGAGAGCACCTCACGGCGCACCGGGATGCAGCTCGGCCTGGCCGCGGTCACCGAGGCCAACACCGGCGACATCTCGGTCAAACTCAAGCACAGCCGCCACCGCGGCATTGACGACATCATGGCCGAGGCGCGGGACAAGATCGCGCAGCAGGAGCCCGCCATCAGCGTGGAGTTCATTCAGACCCTGCAGGACATGATCGGCGATCTCACCGGCGCCCCCGAACCCATCCAGATCAAGCTCTTCTCCCCCGATGCCGCTCTCCTGCGGGAGTGGGCCCCGCGGGTCGGGGAAGCGATTTCCAAGGTCTCCGGCGTGGTGGATGTGCTGGACGGGATCGAGAACACCATCAGCGGCCCCGCGGTCAGCTTCGAGGTCAATCCCATGACGGCAGCCCGGGCCGGCTTCACCCCGGAAGAGGTCTCCACCGATGCGGCCGCCATCCTGCAAGGGGAGCCGGCGTCCACGCCCGTGGTGGTCGGCGACCGCGCCTATACCATCCGCGTCCGCTATCCGGAGGCCCACCGCGAATCGCTGGAGGCCATGAGCAATACTCTGCTCAACAGCGCCAGCGGGCATACCGCCACCCTGGGTTCGCTGGCTCGGCTGATGGAGCTGCCCGGGCAGACCGAGATTCGGCGTGAGAACCTGCAGCGCATGGTTGCCGTCACCGCTCGTCTGGAAGGAAGGGACATGGGGAGCGGCGTAGCCGCCGTCCAAAAGACGGTCGCGGACCTCCACCTGCCTTCGGGCATCCGGGTCGAGTACGGAGGGACCTACCGGGAACAGCAGCGCTCGTTCCACGACCTGGTGCTGGTGCTGCTGCTCGCCATTCTGTGCGTCTTCCTCGTCCTGCTGTTCGAGTTCCGCAACTTTCGCGCGCCGGTGGCCATCCTTGCCTCTACCCTGCTCTCCACTTGCGGCGTCTTCCTGGCGCTGCTCATCACCCGGACGGAATTCAACGTCTGCTCCTTCATGGGTCTGATCATGGTGGTGGGCATCGTGGCCAAGAACGGCATCCTGCTGCTGGATGCGGAGCAGCAGTTCCGCGCCCAGGACCTCTCCCCCGAGGAATCCATCCTGGAGGCGGGCCGGCGCCGCCTGCGCCCCATCGTCATGACGGCTCTGGCCACGGTCGCCGGCATGCTGCCCCTGGCACTGGCCTGGGGCGCGGGCTCGCAGATGCTGCAACCGCTGGCCATCGCCGTGATCGGCGGGATCCTGATCTCCATGGTGCTGTCGCTGCTGGTTACCCCGGCGGTTCAGTTCTATCTGACCCGCCGGGTCGCAGCGAGCTGAGCGAGCGCCGGGGCGCGATTTGCTCCCTTTTCAGGACAAACCCCAACGCAGCTCTAGCCTCACCGGAGTTGAATCCCGCTTTCCCACCGGGTATGCTCTGAACTTTTGCCGGGATGGCAGGCCAAGGAGGGCGGGATGAAGCGAGCGCGCGAGGTGCATCTGCTGGTGGGGACACGCAAGGGAGCCTTCCTCTTCCGCAGCGACCTGGGCCGCCGGAAGTGGAAGGTGGAAGGGCCGTTCTTCGCCGGCGGCGAGGTCAACCACCTCTACCGCGACCCGCGCAGCGGACGCCTGTGGGCAGCCGTCTACAGCGGTTGGTGGGGCCCCGACCTGCAGGTGAGCGACGACCGCGGCAAGACCTGGCAGAAGTCGAGCGCCGGCATCAGCTTTGCTCCCGAGCGCAAGCTGAATCTCAACCGCGTCTGGCGGGTGGCTGCCGACCGCGACTCGCGGCCCCAGACCCTGTGGTGCGGCGCCGATCCCGGCGCGCTCTTCCGCTCCGACGACGGCGGCAAAAACTGGCACGAGGTCGCCGGACTCACCCAGCACCCCACGCGCGGGCGCTGGAACCCGGGCGGCGGTGGCATGATGGTGCACGCCATCCTCCCCGACCCGTCGCGGCCCAAGCGCATCTACGTAGGCATCTCGGCCGCCGGATGCTTCCGCTCGGACGACGACGGCAAGAGCTGGCAGCCATTTAATAAGGGCGTCCTCGCCGACTTCATACCCGAGAAATACCCCGAGGTCGGCCAGTGCGTCCATGCCATGCACATGAGCCCCTCGCGTCCCGACTGGCTCTTCCAGCAGAACCACTGCGGCGTCTACCGCACCCGCGACGCCGGCGCGCAATGGGACGACATCTCCAAAGGCCTGCCCTCACGCTTCGGTTTCCCCATCACCGTGGACCCCAACGCGCCCGAGACAATCTTCGTCGTCCCCGAGTTCGGCGCGGAGCGCCGCTACGTCTGCGATGGACGTCTGGGGGTCTTTCGCTCGCGCAACGGCGGCGCCACCTGGCGGCGCCTCTCCCGCGGGTTGCCGCAGAAGGGCGTCTATACCCAGGTGCTGCGCCACGCCCTCACCGCCGATTCCTGTGACCGGGCCGGCGTCTACGTAGGCACCACGAGCGGCGAGATCTATTACTCGCGCAACGCCGGAGACTCCTGGCAACTGCTCGCCGGCCACCTGCCCTCGGTGATGTCCCTGGAGGCGGCGCTGACCCCCTGAAACCCGGCCCCCAGCCCCCTTGGGCATATGCCTTTCTTTGTGTTAACTTTACGGCCACTCCCGTAGGCGGCTCCCCGGGTGTTCTGAGGTAATTTCCCGGAGGAGCGCTACCCCGGGGTTCGACCTTATGGCGCTCGGTTTCGGCTTCAACAGGCAGAAGGTGCTGGCGGCGGCGGAGAAGTACGTCCAGCAGGGCAAGATCCAGAACGCCATCACCGAGTACGAAAAGGTCTCCAAAGAGGACCCCAAAGACCTCACCGTCCTCAACACCATCGGCGACCTGTACGGCCGCGTCGGTCAGAGCGACAAGGCCGCCATCTGCTTCAAGAGAGTTGGCGACGCCTACGGCAGCGAGGGCTTCACCGTCAAAGCCATCGCCATGTACAAGAAGCTCACCAAGCTCGTCCCGGGCAGCACCGACGCTCTGATGAAGCTGGCCGAGCTCTACACCCAGCAGGGCCTGTACAACGACGCCCGCCAGCACTATGTCCAGGTGGCCGATGCCTACATCAAGTCGGGCGACACCGAGGCAGCCGCCCGCATCTTCCAGAAGATCCTGGAACTCGATCCCGAGAACACCGCCATGCAGTCGAAGCTGGCGGACCTCTACATCAAGCTGGGGAAGAAGGAGGACGCGAAGAACATCTTCTGGAACGCGGCCCAGGCGCTCTACGCCAAGGGCTCGAGCTCGATGGACAGCGCCAGCGAGGCGCTGGGCCGGGTGCTGAACCTCGATCCCGCCAATGGCGACGCCCTCATGCTGCGCGGCCTGATCGCAGCCGACGCTGGCGATGGCGCCGCCGCCGTCGCCTACCTGGAGAAGATCCCCAACATCGATTCCCGCCCCGACGGCCTGCGTGCCCTGCTCCGCGCCCTGCTCCTGGTGAAGCGCCTGGACGAGGCCGGGGCCGCGGCCAGCAAGCTGCTCACCGTCCACAACGACCCTGGCGGGGTTAGCGCCTACGCCGAAGCCCTCCTGGTGGCCGGCGACTTCGAAGGCGCCCTCAAGCTCTACGACCAGCACGCCGACAAGCTCCTGGCCACCAACGCCCAGGGTATGGTCGAGGCCCTGCACGCCAGCCTCTCTCGTATCAAGGAGGACGCTCCGGCGCTCGAGATCGTTCACCGCCTCTACGGCAAGGCCGGGGACACCTCGCACGCCGCCGAGGTCTCGGAATTGCTCGCCCACGCCTACGTGCAGGCGGGCGAACTGGCCAAGGGCCGCGACCTCTACAAACAGCTGGTGGACATGGAGCCCGAGAACCCCATCCATGCCCAGAACTACAAGCAGGTGATCGCCAGGCTGGGCGAGGATATCGCCGTTCGCCCTCTCTCCAAGGAACAGGGCGAGCAGGCCTTCATGGTGGACGAGCTGGAGCAGGCCGCGCCCATTCTGGACCAGGAGTATTCCAAGGAGCTGGCGGAGGCGGTCAAGGTGGCGGTCACCGAATCCGAGCTCTTCGACTCCTACAACATGCCGGCCAAGGCCATCCCTCCGCTGGAGGCTGCCCTGCCCAAGGCGCCCCGCGACGGCCAGATCAACCACCGTCTGGCCTCGCTCTACGCCCGCGTCAACCGCTTCGCCGATGCCGCCAAGTGCTGCGACACCCTGCAGTCGGTGTACACCGCGGCCGGATACAAGGAACAGGCCAAACAGTACGAGGATATGGCCGCCAAGTACCGCGAGCGGGTGGCCGGAGCGCCCCCGCTGGCTGCCGCGGCCGACTTTGTCATGAAAGCGGCCCCGCCCGCGGCTGCCGCCAGCGGAGTCGCCGAGTTCAGCATGATGGATGTGGCGGCGTCCGAGGCGCCGCCGGCTGCGCCCGCCGCTGCCCGCGAGATCGATCTCTCCGGCGAATGGGAGCAGATGACCTCGGTGGAGCAGCCCCCGGCCGTCGAGCCCACGGCTCAGTTCATCGGGCGCGACACCGCTGCCAAGGCCGTCTCCTCCGACCTCATCGAAGAGATCAAGTTCTGCCTCTCGCAGTCCATGTGGGAGCAAGCCAGCGCCGGCATCGATCGCCTGCAGGTCCTGGCGCCCGGTTCTCCGGAGCCTGCCGCCCTGCGCCAGCAATTGGCCGCGGCCATCGCCCAGCCGCCGGTGATGGAAGTCACGCCCGCCGCCGAACCCAGCGTGGCCGAGTTCACCATCGACACCGCTGCGGCAGAACCTGTGGTCGAAGCTCCTCCGCCTCCGCCGCCACCTCCGCCACCCCCACCGAAGCCCGTGGCTCCGCCGCCGCCCGCCGCTGCGCAGGACGTCCTGGGCGACCTGGTCAGCGGCCTCGAAGAATCCCTGGGCGACGACTTCACCATCTCCGCTCCGCCTCCGCCTGCGGCCAAGCCCGCGGCAGCGCCTCCGCGCCAGGCCGCCCCGCCCCCGCCGCCCCAAGCTGCTCCTGCGCCCGCGATCTCCTTCAAGCATCAGGAAGCCACCTCTGCCCTCTCCGACATGTTCAGCGAGTTCAAGGAGGACGCGGAAGAGGCGGCGGGCGAGGCTGAGGATCCCGACAACCACTACAACCTGGGCATCGCCTTCAAGGAGATGGGCCTGCTCGACGAAGCCATCGGCGAGCTGCAAAAAGTCTGCCAGGCCGTGGACAAGGGACTTCCCTTCAGCCAGGCGGTGCAGGCCTATACCTGGCTGGCTCAATGTTTCATGGAAAAGGGTGTTCCCGAGGCCGCTATCAAGTGGTACGAGAAGGCGCTCAAGGCCCCCGAACTCGGCCAGGAGGGCAGGCTGGCGGTGTACTACGACCTGGCCGCCGCCCAAGAAGCCACCGGCAACAAGCAGGCCGCTCTTCAGAATTTTCTCGAGGTCTATGGCGCCAACATTGATTATCGGGACGTGGCCGACCGCATCAAAGCCCTGAAGTCGTAGAATCCCACAATGAGCGGAGCGCCCGCGTCTCCTCGTGACACCCCGCCTCTGTGGCTGCGGCGCATCTCGCTCATCACCTTCGTGATGTTCTGCGTGTGGATCGGCATGCTGCTGGTGGCCCTGCCCTGGACCCGCATCTGGACGGAGAACTCGCTGCTCACCGGTTCGCCCGCGCTGCGTGCCTTCACCCAGAGCGCCGCCCTGCGCGGCGCCGTCAGCGGCCTGGGATTCCTCGACCTCTGGCTGGGGATCTGGGAGGCGCTCAACTACCGCGAGAGCCACTGACATGGGAAAACGCCCCGACGACAAACCGTCCGGCCCCGTCGCGCCCCTGGCCTACGAGAACGCGCCCTTCCTGCACAGTCCCAGCGGGCGTCTGCTGCGCATCGTCTCCGAATACATCGAGCCCCAGGCGCGTTTCCGCCAGCTCCGCGTCCAGGACACCGTGGTCTTCTTCGGCTCGGCGCGTTTTCGCTCCCGCGCCCAGGCGCAGCAGGAGCTGGAGGCGGTGCAGAAGGCCGGCGGCAAGGCGCCCTCGAACAAGGCCGCGCTGCTGCGTGCCCGCGACGCCCTGGACACCTCCGCCTACTACGAGGACGCGCGCCGCATGGCCCGCATGCTCACCGAGTGGTCCCGCAGCCTGCCTCCCAAGCGCCGCCGCTTCGTGGTCACCTCCGGCGGAGGACCCGGCATCATGGAGGCCGCCAACCGCGGCGCCACCGAGGCCGGCGGCGTCACCGTCGGACTCAACATCCAGCTCCCCTTCGAGCAGGCGCCCAACCCTTACATCACCCCGGAACTCAACTTCGAGTTCCACTACTTCTTCATGCGCAAGTACTGGTTCGCCTACCTGGCCAAGGCGCTGGTCATCTTCCCCGGCGGCTTCGGCACCCTCGACGAGCTCTTCGAGATCCTGACGCTGGCCCAGACGCAGAAGCTGGCCAAGCGCATCCTGGTGGTCATCTACGGGCGCGCCTTCTGGCAGCACATCCTCAACTTCGACGAGCTGCTCGCCGCCGGCGTCATCTCCCCCGAGGACATGGACCTGTTCCGCATCGTGGACTCCCCCGAGGAGGGCTTCCAGGTGCTGCGCTCCTGGCTTACCACCTATCACCTCGAGCCCGGCGAGGCCGGACGCCCGCCGCGCCGCCCTCCTTCGCCCCTGCGCGGGACGTGAGGGCCGCCCCCGTCGCCCCTTCGGACGCAACGTGATCCTCTGCTACATCACCGACCGCAACCAGTTCCCCGGCTCGGAATCCGCGCGCCGCAAGCGCCTGCTCCAGAAGATCGCCGAAGCCGCTCGCGCCGGCGTGGATTACATCCAGCTCCGCGAAAAGGACCTCCCCGCCCGCGAGCTGGAGCTGCTGGCCCGGGAAGCCATGCGGGTTCTGCTCGAAACTCGGGCCTCCCGTCTCGCGCCTCGCCTCTTGATCAACTCCCGTGCCGACGTCGCCCTGGCCACCCGCGCCCACGGCATCCACCTGCGCTCCGACGACATCTCGCCCCGCGACCTCCGCGCCCTCTGGGCCCGCGCCTCGAGAAACCAGAAACGAAAAACGAGAAACCCGGTCATCAGCGTCTCCTGTCACACCGTCGACGAGGTCGCGCGCGCCGCCGCCGCTCGCGCCGACTTCGCCCTCTTCGGCCCGGTCTTTGAAAAGTCAGGAGTTGCGACCCCACGCGGCCTCGACCTTTTGCGCCGCGCCTGCCACCAGCGCATCCCGGTCCTCGCGCTGGGCGGCGTGACGCTAGAAAACGTCCCCTTGTGCCTCGACGCCGGCGCCACCGGAATCGCCGCCATCCGCCTCTTCCAGCAAGACGACATTGCCAGTGTCGTCCGCAGACTCCGGATGTAGAATGGATGCCCTTTGGAGACCTCGATGATCAAGCGCTCGTTGTCCGCAGCACCTGCCGTTGCCGCACTTGTTCTTCTTCTGCTGCTCTCGACCCTGGCCTTCGCGCAAGCGGCGAAGCCCGCTGGCGCGCCCACCGTGGCCCAGGCGCGCGCCTTCGTGGACGCCGCCGAGAAGCGGCTGCGCGAGCTCGACCTGAAAGCCGCCCGGGCCGCCTGGGTGCAGTCGAACTTCATTACCGACGACACCGAAGCCATGGCCGCCGACGCCGCCAAGGAGCAGAGTGCCGCGGTCACCGAGCTGGCCAAGAAGTCTCGCCGGTTCGAGGGCCTGAAGCTCCCGCCGGACGTGGCCCGCAAGCTCCACCTGCTCAAGCTCGGCCTTTCCGCCCCGCCGCCTTCGAATGCCGCCGAGCGCGACGAGCTCATCAACATCGGCGTCTCGCTGGAGAGCGACTACGGCAAGGGCAAGTACTGCCGCAAATCCGGAGAGTGCCTGGACCTCACCGCCATCAGCAGGATCATGACCGAGAGCCGCGACCCCAAGGAGCTGCTGGAGCTGTGGGCCGGCTGGCACGCCGTCGCGCCGCCCATGCGCCTGCGCTACACCCGCTTCGTCGAGCTTTCGAACAAGGGCGCGCGGGAGATGGGCTTCAAGGACGCCGGCGCTTTGTGGCGCTCCAACTACGACATGCCCCCGGACCAGTTCGCCGCGGAAGTGGAGCGTCTGTGGCAGCAGGTGCGCCCGCTCTACGTCTCGCTGCACACCTACGTCCGCTCGCAGCTCGCGAAGAAGTACGGCAAGGACGTGGTTCCCGAGGCCGGTCCCATCCCCGCGCACCTGTTGGGCAACATGTGGGCGCAGGAGTGGGGGAACATCTACCCGCTGGTCGCGCCGCCCAACGAAGACCCCGGCTACGACCTCACCGAACTGCTCAAGGCCAAGAAGCTGGATGTGCGCGGCATGACGAGCTACGGCGAGCGCTTCTTCACCTCGCTGGGCTTCGAGCCCCTGCCTAAGAGCTTCTGGGAGCGGTCGCTCTTCACCAAGCCCGCCGACCGCGACGTTGTCTGCCACGCCAGCGCCTGGGACGTGGACGGCAAAGAGGACGTCCGCCTGAAGGCCTGTCTGCGCATCACCGGTGAGGACTTCATCACCGTCCACCACGAGCTGGGTCACAACTTCTACCAGCGCGCCTACAGTAACCAGCCCTACCTCTTCCTGGGCAGCGCCAATGACGGCTTTCACGAGGCCGTCGGCGACACCATCGCCCTCTCCGTCACCCCCGAATACCTGCACGAGGTCGGCCTGCTGGAGCAGGCGCCCAAGCAGGGCGGCGACCTCAGCTTCCTCATGAAGCAGGCGCTCGACAAGGTCGCCTTCCTGCCCTTCGGCCTGCTCATCGACCAGTGGCGCTGGCGCGTCTTCTCCGGCGAGATCAAGCCGGCGGACTACAACAAGTCCTGGTGGGAGATGCGCACCAGGTACCAGGGAGTCGCGGCGCCCATGGCGCGCAGCGAAGCCGACTTCGACCCCGGCGCCAAGTACCACGTCGCCGCCAACGTCCCTTACACACGCTATTTCCTGGCGCGCGTATTGCAGTTCCAGTTCCACCGCGCCCTGTGCAAGGAGGCCGGCTTCACTGGGCCGCTGCACCGCTGCTCTATCTATAAGAACAAGGCCGCGGGCGCCAAGCTGAAGACGATGCTGGAGATGGGAGCGAGCCGTCCCTGGCCCGACGCCCTCGAAGCCATCACCGGCCAGCGCCAGATGGACGCCACCGCCATGCTCGACTACTTCGCGCCCCTCAAGCAGTGGCTCGACGAGCAGAACGCCAAGAACGGCGCCAAGCCGGGCTGGGAGTGATG
This genomic window contains:
- a CDS encoding TIGR00730 family Rossman fold protein produces the protein MGKRPDDKPSGPVAPLAYENAPFLHSPSGRLLRIVSEYIEPQARFRQLRVQDTVVFFGSARFRSRAQAQQELEAVQKAGGKAPSNKAALLRARDALDTSAYYEDARRMARMLTEWSRSLPPKRRRFVVTSGGGPGIMEAANRGATEAGGVTVGLNIQLPFEQAPNPYITPELNFEFHYFFMRKYWFAYLAKALVIFPGGFGTLDELFEILTLAQTQKLAKRILVVIYGRAFWQHILNFDELLAAGVISPEDMDLFRIVDSPEEGFQVLRSWLTTYHLEPGEAGRPPRRPPSPLRGT
- a CDS encoding tetratricopeptide repeat protein, with the protein product MALGFGFNRQKVLAAAEKYVQQGKIQNAITEYEKVSKEDPKDLTVLNTIGDLYGRVGQSDKAAICFKRVGDAYGSEGFTVKAIAMYKKLTKLVPGSTDALMKLAELYTQQGLYNDARQHYVQVADAYIKSGDTEAAARIFQKILELDPENTAMQSKLADLYIKLGKKEDAKNIFWNAAQALYAKGSSSMDSASEALGRVLNLDPANGDALMLRGLIAADAGDGAAAVAYLEKIPNIDSRPDGLRALLRALLLVKRLDEAGAAASKLLTVHNDPGGVSAYAEALLVAGDFEGALKLYDQHADKLLATNAQGMVEALHASLSRIKEDAPALEIVHRLYGKAGDTSHAAEVSELLAHAYVQAGELAKGRDLYKQLVDMEPENPIHAQNYKQVIARLGEDIAVRPLSKEQGEQAFMVDELEQAAPILDQEYSKELAEAVKVAVTESELFDSYNMPAKAIPPLEAALPKAPRDGQINHRLASLYARVNRFADAAKCCDTLQSVYTAAGYKEQAKQYEDMAAKYRERVAGAPPLAAAADFVMKAAPPAAAASGVAEFSMMDVAASEAPPAAPAAAREIDLSGEWEQMTSVEQPPAVEPTAQFIGRDTAAKAVSSDLIEEIKFCLSQSMWEQASAGIDRLQVLAPGSPEPAALRQQLAAAIAQPPVMEVTPAAEPSVAEFTIDTAAAEPVVEAPPPPPPPPPPPPKPVAPPPPAAAQDVLGDLVSGLEESLGDDFTISAPPPPAAKPAAAPPRQAAPPPPPQAAPAPAISFKHQEATSALSDMFSEFKEDAEEAAGEAEDPDNHYNLGIAFKEMGLLDEAIGELQKVCQAVDKGLPFSQAVQAYTWLAQCFMEKGVPEAAIKWYEKALKAPELGQEGRLAVYYDLAAAQEATGNKQAALQNFLEVYGANIDYRDVADRIKALKS
- a CDS encoding M2 family metallopeptidase gives rise to the protein MIKRSLSAAPAVAALVLLLLLSTLAFAQAAKPAGAPTVAQARAFVDAAEKRLRELDLKAARAAWVQSNFITDDTEAMAADAAKEQSAAVTELAKKSRRFEGLKLPPDVARKLHLLKLGLSAPPPSNAAERDELINIGVSLESDYGKGKYCRKSGECLDLTAISRIMTESRDPKELLELWAGWHAVAPPMRLRYTRFVELSNKGAREMGFKDAGALWRSNYDMPPDQFAAEVERLWQQVRPLYVSLHTYVRSQLAKKYGKDVVPEAGPIPAHLLGNMWAQEWGNIYPLVAPPNEDPGYDLTELLKAKKLDVRGMTSYGERFFTSLGFEPLPKSFWERSLFTKPADRDVVCHASAWDVDGKEDVRLKACLRITGEDFITVHHELGHNFYQRAYSNQPYLFLGSANDGFHEAVGDTIALSVTPEYLHEVGLLEQAPKQGGDLSFLMKQALDKVAFLPFGLLIDQWRWRVFSGEIKPADYNKSWWEMRTRYQGVAAPMARSEADFDPGAKYHVAANVPYTRYFLARVLQFQFHRALCKEAGFTGPLHRCSIYKNKAAGAKLKTMLEMGASRPWPDALEAITGQRQMDATAMLDYFAPLKQWLDEQNAKNGAKPGWE
- a CDS encoding efflux RND transporter permease subunit, with product TVTDLLEAIRRTNLIESPGLLERNHQLFLALVNGQVRSPAQIAEIVVKTTPAGIPVRIGDVARVGPSVMPVYTRVTSNGKPAVLLNINRQPDSNTMTVADEVHTEVARIQQSLPPGIHLQPFYDQSIIVGESVKSVRDAVLMGIILASIIMVLFLRDWGTSIVAGLVIPVTLLITCIVFKLLGQSFNLMTLGGLAAAVGLVIDDAIVVVENIVRHRDLGESGFDAIHAALREITVPLIGSTVTPIVVFLPLISITGVTGTFFRALAITVAVSLCASLALAMSWTPTLSQYLIHPAKKEGVAAGSDARFTAVIRFYERWLRHALHHPGQVALLAAGVTLVSFVSYEMLGTDLLPEMDEGGFVIDYVMPAGSSLQETDRVVTHIERMLHELPEVESTSRRTGMQLGLAAVTEANTGDISVKLKHSRHRGIDDIMAEARDKIAQQEPAISVEFIQTLQDMIGDLTGAPEPIQIKLFSPDAALLREWAPRVGEAISKVSGVVDVLDGIENTISGPAVSFEVNPMTAARAGFTPEEVSTDAAAILQGEPASTPVVVGDRAYTIRVRYPEAHRESLEAMSNTLLNSASGHTATLGSLARLMELPGQTEIRRENLQRMVAVTARLEGRDMGSGVAAVQKTVADLHLPSGIRVEYGGTYREQQRSFHDLVLVLLLAILCVFLVLLFEFRNFRAPVAILASTLLSTCGVFLALLITRTEFNVCSFMGLIMVVGIVAKNGILLLDAEQQFRAQDLSPEESILEAGRRRLRPIVMTALATVAGMLPLALAWGAGSQMLQPLAIAVIGGILISMVLSLLVTPAVQFYLTRRVAAS
- a CDS encoding thiamine phosphate synthase yields the protein MILCYITDRNQFPGSESARRKRLLQKIAEAARAGVDYIQLREKDLPARELELLAREAMRVLLETRASRLAPRLLINSRADVALATRAHGIHLRSDDISPRDLRALWARASRNQKRKTRNPVISVSCHTVDEVARAAAARADFALFGPVFEKSGVATPRGLDLLRRACHQRIPVLALGGVTLENVPLCLDAGATGIAAIRLFQQDDIASVVRRLRM
- a CDS encoding exo-alpha-sialidase, with product MKRAREVHLLVGTRKGAFLFRSDLGRRKWKVEGPFFAGGEVNHLYRDPRSGRLWAAVYSGWWGPDLQVSDDRGKTWQKSSAGISFAPERKLNLNRVWRVAADRDSRPQTLWCGADPGALFRSDDGGKNWHEVAGLTQHPTRGRWNPGGGGMMVHAILPDPSRPKRIYVGISAAGCFRSDDDGKSWQPFNKGVLADFIPEKYPEVGQCVHAMHMSPSRPDWLFQQNHCGVYRTRDAGAQWDDISKGLPSRFGFPITVDPNAPETIFVVPEFGAERRYVCDGRLGVFRSRNGGATWRRLSRGLPQKGVYTQVLRHALTADSCDRAGVYVGTTSGEIYYSRNAGDSWQLLAGHLPSVMSLEAALTP